Part of the Candidatus Hydrogenedentota bacterium genome is shown below.
TTGGTCAATTGCATGGTTGCCGCAGAAGAAGAGGGCCGATTCACCATAAATTCTGCACTCGAAAGAGCCTATCAAAAAATGATTCGACGCCATGAACATGTCTTTCGAAGTGACCGAGCAATGACCCCGGAAGAAGCCGTGATTTCTTGGGATAAGATCAAACAACAAGAACGGGAAGGTAAAATCTAAACAACAGCATCCAGCCTCGGAAACATTAAAATAGGGCCCGGCACTTTTTTTTGACACAGAATTTCAGTCATAATAGAGGGTACAAGCTAAGGATCGACAATAGTCTTAACCATGCGCAACCCAAACCTTGCCCTCCGCTGCTTTCCAACAAACCAACGTATGGGTCTTGCAGGATTGCAGCTCCCCTAAACATGGCATGCAGAGGCGCTTCAACATTTTGGACGGGACACAATGAGCATTGACATTAATAAAGCAATAGACAGCTTTAACGATGTATTCGGGACAACCCCGCAAGTTGCGGCGCGCGCGCCGGGCCGTGTCAATATTATCGGAGAACACACCGATTATAACGATGGCTTCGTCTTGCCGATGGCGATTGAATATGACACGGTCATCGTGGGACTTCCGCGCAAGGATCGGACAATACGCATGTACGCGTCCAACCTTGACCGCAACGCAGAAGCCGATCTGGATAAGCGCGTACGCAACCCTGAAGACCCGTGGACAGATTACATTGTTGGCGTCGTCGATGAGCTTTTTAAACTCGATAAAACGGTTCACGGCGCAGATTTGCTGGTCATGGGCGATGTCCCCATCGGTTGTGGGCTGAGCAGTTCCGCAGCCTTAGAAATGGCGGCACTCGTTTTCTTTGAAGCATTGGGAAATTTTAAATTCGCCGATAAAGACGCCGCCCTTTTGGGGCAACGTGTCGAAAATAATTTTCTAGGGCTGAGCACCGGCATTATGGACCAATTTATTTCACGGAGCGCCCAAAAAGATCACGCCCTCTTCCTTGATTGTCGAAGCTATGCGGGAGAAAACGTTCCCATAGCTTTTGACGAGTTTGTTTTTGTCGTCGCCAATACGGCTTGCGCACGAGGCTTAACGGCATCCAAATATAATGAGCGCGTCGAAGAGTGTAAAGAAGCCGTCCACAAATTACAGCTGCTTTTGAATAAATCCGGCGAAAAATTACGGGACTACACGCACGACGAATTGTTAAGCATTCGTGATCAATTGCAGGACATTCCCTTTCGGCGCGCCCAACATGTGATTACCGAAAATGACCGTTGCTTGAAAGCACGGGAAGCCATGCGTGCCGGCGACGTACAAGCTTTGGGCACTCTTTTAAATGCTTCCCATGAAAGCTTGCGCGTCGACTATGAAGTAACCAGTACGGAATTGGATACCCTCTCCGCAATAGGCCGCAGCTTACCCGGCTGTCTGGGCGCACGCATGACAGGAGCCGGTTTTGGAGGATGTACTGTAAATTTGGTTCGCAAAGACGCTGTTGATCGCTTTTGTGAAGATTTGATGCGTCAATACGGCGAAGAAACCGGAATTAGCGGAGAGGTCTATGTTTCCAAACCTGCCGAAGGCGCAGGACTGATTCAGCTTGGATAAACAGGAAGCCTGATCAGTACGAAAATTCAAATGTTTTATTCAGTAAAAAGTGCTTTCAACACACGACTCTCGTGACGCTGAACGGATTTTCAAGGCGTCCTTGTGTAAAGCGCTTTTGGTGGGTTAGTATACCCTTGATCGCAACGCGTTACCTTATTTATCCGGAAGGAGTCTTATATGGGTGGTTTGTTTGGCGTGATCTCAGAAAAAGACTGTGTTCACGATTTATTTTATGGAACTGATTATCACTCTCATTTGGGCACCAGTCGCGGCGGACTCGCTGTTTTGGGCGATAAAGGATTTAAACGCCACATCCACGACATTTCCAATGCCCAGTTCCGTTCAAAATTTGAACAGGACATATTAGGCATGGAAGGTAATGGCGGTATCGGTGTCATTAGCGACCATGAATCGCAGCCCCTTATTATCTGCTCTCATCTGGGAACCTATGCTATCGTCACGGTAGGAAAGATAAATAACCTGGAAGAATTGACGAAATTGGCCTTCCATAAACGGATCACTCACTTTTCCGAAATGAGCAGCCGCGGCGTTAATCCCACAGAGTTGGTCGCGACACTAATCAATGAAGGACCAAGTTTTGTAGACGGCATCGCAAATGTCCAAGAAAAGGTTGAGGGATCTTGTTCTATATTGCTGCTCACACAAGAAGGGATTTACGCCGCCCGAGACAAATTCGGACGCACGCCCCTCATTGTCGGTCAAAAACCGGGAGCTTGTGCGGCAACCTTTGAAACAGCCGCATTCCCCAACCTCAACTATACTATCGAACATTATTTGGGACCCGGCGAAATTGTCTTGTTAACACCTGAAGGTATTGAGCAGAAAAAAGCGCCCGGCAACTATCTGCAAATATGCGCCTTTCTTTGGGTGTATTACGGATTCCCCGCCTCCAGTTACGAAAATATCAATGTGGAAGCCGCCCGTTACCGTTGTGGCGCCGCCATTGCTGCGCGCGATGATCAGGAAATCGATTTGGTCGCCGGCATTCCCGACTCCGGTACCGCCCATGCGATCGGCTATGCCAATCATCGGGGAATCCCCTACTCACGACCTTTCACCAAATATACACCCACGTGGGCACGCAGCTTCATTCCCCCCACCCAGGCGGTTCGGAGCGAAGTGGCCAAAATGAAATTGATCCCTGTCCCCGATCTCGTCCAAAACAGACGGCTCCTTTTCTGCGACGATTCGATTGTCCGGGGCACCCAGCTGGTCGATATGATCAAGCGGCTCTACAGCGCCGGCGCAGGAGAAATACACATGCGCCCCGCTTGTCCGCCGTTGATCTTTTCCTGTAAATACCTCTATTTTTCAAGATCAAGATCGGAACATGATTTGGTCGCGAGGCGTGATTTGCGCGAACTTGAAGGAGGACAGGACAACAATCTGGAAAAATATGCTGATCCCGAATCCGAAGAACATGAAGCGATGATTGATCGCATACGCCAATTGTTGCGCCTGACCACCTTAAAATACCAACGTTTGGATGATTTAGTCAAAGCCATAGGTCTTCCCAAAGAAAAACTGTGTACCTATTGCTGGGATGGATGCGAAGGCTGTTACGGAAAACAAATGACCTTCTAAAGTCGTTTCATTTTCATGCACAGCACGGAAAGGGTTGTAGATCTATCCGAAAGATTAAATATCCCTGTTTTTATTTCGCTCGGGCAAAACACGGCA
Proteins encoded:
- a CDS encoding nucleoside triphosphate pyrophosphohydrolase; translated protein: LVNCMVAAEEEGRFTINSALERAYQKMIRRHEHVFRSDRAMTPEEAVISWDKIKQQEREGKI
- a CDS encoding galactokinase, with the translated sequence MSIDINKAIDSFNDVFGTTPQVAARAPGRVNIIGEHTDYNDGFVLPMAIEYDTVIVGLPRKDRTIRMYASNLDRNAEADLDKRVRNPEDPWTDYIVGVVDELFKLDKTVHGADLLVMGDVPIGCGLSSSAALEMAALVFFEALGNFKFADKDAALLGQRVENNFLGLSTGIMDQFISRSAQKDHALFLDCRSYAGENVPIAFDEFVFVVANTACARGLTASKYNERVEECKEAVHKLQLLLNKSGEKLRDYTHDELLSIRDQLQDIPFRRAQHVITENDRCLKAREAMRAGDVQALGTLLNASHESLRVDYEVTSTELDTLSAIGRSLPGCLGARMTGAGFGGCTVNLVRKDAVDRFCEDLMRQYGEETGISGEVYVSKPAEGAGLIQLG
- a CDS encoding amidophosphoribosyltransferase, producing MGGLFGVISEKDCVHDLFYGTDYHSHLGTSRGGLAVLGDKGFKRHIHDISNAQFRSKFEQDILGMEGNGGIGVISDHESQPLIICSHLGTYAIVTVGKINNLEELTKLAFHKRITHFSEMSSRGVNPTELVATLINEGPSFVDGIANVQEKVEGSCSILLLTQEGIYAARDKFGRTPLIVGQKPGACAATFETAAFPNLNYTIEHYLGPGEIVLLTPEGIEQKKAPGNYLQICAFLWVYYGFPASSYENINVEAARYRCGAAIAARDDQEIDLVAGIPDSGTAHAIGYANHRGIPYSRPFTKYTPTWARSFIPPTQAVRSEVAKMKLIPVPDLVQNRRLLFCDDSIVRGTQLVDMIKRLYSAGAGEIHMRPACPPLIFSCKYLYFSRSRSEHDLVARRDLRELEGGQDNNLEKYADPESEEHEAMIDRIRQLLRLTTLKYQRLDDLVKAIGLPKEKLCTYCWDGCEGCYGKQMTF